AGCTCCCCACCCGTCTGCCCGTGGGCGGCCAGCAGCAGCTCCATGCACGGCTTGACGCCCTCGGCCCGCGCCTGCTCCTCGGGCAGGCCGACGATGTGGCCCTCGTAGCCCATGACGCCGCGGACCTCCAGGCGGCGCGACCGGGCCAGCTCCGCCAGCCGGCCGGCGTCGGAGGGGTCGCATCCGCATCGGGGCAGGCCCACGTTCACGTCGATCAGGACCTCGCGCACCCCACCGCGTGCCGCCGCCTCGATCGTCGCCTCCGAGTCCACCGCCAGCGTCACCCGGGCGCCCGTGGCGGCTACCCGTCCCAGCCGGGAGGCGTCCACCACCTCGTTGGCCAGGAGCAGGTCGTCACCCAGCCCGGCGGCGGCCATCCCCTCGACCTCGCCGATGGTGGCGCACGTGAACTTGTCGGCGCCGAGGGCGGCCTGCCGGCGGGCCAGCGTCGTGCACTTGTGGGCCTTGACGTGGGGGCGCAGGCGGGGCGGGGGCAGGGCCTCGGCCATGGTCGCCAGGTTGCGCTCGAGGACGGACGCCTCCGCCACCAGCGCCGGGGTCTGCAGGTCGGTCACGCGCACGCGGGAGTGTCTAGTCGAGCCGGGCATAGGGTGGCCCATGCGCTTCGCGATCAAGACCGCGCCTCAGCACACGACCTGGGGGGACATGCTGGCCGTGTTCCGGGAAGCCGACGGCATCGACCTGTTCGAGTCGGGCTGGACCTTCGACCACTTCTACCCGATCCGGGGGGACACCGACGGGCCCTGTCTCGAGGGTTGGATCACCCTGACCGCCCTGGCCCAGGCCACCAGCCGCCTCCGCCTCGGGGTGCTCGTGACCGGGATCCACTACCGGCACCCGGCCATGCTGGCCAACATGGCGGCCACCCTCGACATCGTCTCGGAGGGACGGCTGGAGATCGGGATCGGAGCGGGCTGGAACGAGCAGGAGTCCGGCGCCTACGGCATCCCCCTGGGCACCCCCCGCGAGCGCAGTGACCGCTTCGAGGAGGCGTGCGAGGTGCTGGTCGGCCTCCTCAGTCAGGAGACGACCGACTTCGCGGGCCGCTACTACACGCTCACCTCGGCCCGGTGTGAGCCCAAGGCGGTCCAGCGCCCCCACCCGCCGATCTGCATCGGGGGCAGCGGGGAGCGCCGCACCCTCCGGACCGCGGCCCGGTGGGCCCAGCACTGGAACTTCCTCGGCGGCCCGCCGGCCGACTTCCGGCGCAAGAAGGAGGTGCTCGAGGAGCACTGCGCCGCCGTCGGCCGGGACCCCTCGGAGATCCTCCTGTCGAGCCACCTCATGTTCGACCCCGACCGGGGCCCGGACGCCACCGCCGAGTCGGCCTCCGCCATGGGGGAAGCGGGTGTCGAGCTCGGCATCGTCTACCTCCCGCCCCCGCTGGACCCCTCGGTCCTCGAGCCTCTGGCGAAGGCCCTGGAGCCCCTTACCGCCTGAGCGCCATCCGCCCCTTCCCGAGGGGGCGGTGCCTCGGTACCGTTGGCCGCATGGGACTCATGGACAAGGTGAAAGAGCAGGCCGAGAAGGCCAAGGGCGGGGCCACCACGCTCAAGGCCAAGGTCGAGGAGCGGGTCGACGACGTCCAGGCCAAGCGGAAGTCCGACGACCTCCTGACCGACCTGGGCCGGGTCGTGTACGGCCAGCGGACGAACCGCCCCACGGCCGGGGCCGACGCCGAGGTCGAGCGCCTGGTCGGCGAGCTCCGCAAGCTCGAGGACGAAGGGGCCAAGATCCTCTCCTGACCCGCCCCCGGCCCTCAGGTCGCGGGGCCCTCGGCTGCCGGCATCGGGTGAACGACGCGCCACCGGCGGTCGCGGGGCAGCCGCGTCCGTGACGGGGTGGCGGAGGGGACGCTGGCCTCGGCGCTGAGCCAGCCGCGCC
This DNA window, taken from Acidimicrobiales bacterium, encodes the following:
- a CDS encoding alanine racemase; translated protein: MRVTDLQTPALVAEASVLERNLATMAEALPPPRLRPHVKAHKCTTLARRQAALGADKFTCATIGEVEGMAAAGLGDDLLLANEVVDASRLGRVAATGARVTLAVDSEATIEAAARGGVREVLIDVNVGLPRCGCDPSDAGRLAELARSRRLEVRGVMGYEGHIVGLPEEQARAEGVKPCMELLLAAHGQTGGELVSAGGTGTYALNTWANEIQAGSYALMDTEYGKLGLPFGQALFVVATVISVSPQWAVADCGLKALGMDHGPPAIDGAAVWFCSDEHVTFGPGQPARVGDRIRVTPAHVDPTVAYHDTLHIVDGDDVLESWPVDLRGW
- a CDS encoding LLM class F420-dependent oxidoreductase, giving the protein MRFAIKTAPQHTTWGDMLAVFREADGIDLFESGWTFDHFYPIRGDTDGPCLEGWITLTALAQATSRLRLGVLVTGIHYRHPAMLANMAATLDIVSEGRLEIGIGAGWNEQESGAYGIPLGTPRERSDRFEEACEVLVGLLSQETTDFAGRYYTLTSARCEPKAVQRPHPPICIGGSGERRTLRTAARWAQHWNFLGGPPADFRRKKEVLEEHCAAVGRDPSEILLSSHLMFDPDRGPDATAESASAMGEAGVELGIVYLPPPLDPSVLEPLAKALEPLTA